A window of the Gossypium arboreum isolate Shixiya-1 chromosome 2, ASM2569848v2, whole genome shotgun sequence genome harbors these coding sequences:
- the LOC108466150 gene encoding uncharacterized protein LOC108466150, translating into MNFQTGSRFNPGDNPANPVIPDLDVAEKEKMRLESSRQLEERCRWLEEKFKALENADNRQGIDAKDLSLVPNLVLPHKFKMPEFEKYNGTTCPEVHITMFCRRMTGYVNNDQLLIHCFQDSLVGAAARWYNHLSRAKIGSCRDLAQAFMRQYNHREVSMQVQPPLLEKETTILFINTLKPSFITHMIGSTTKSFANIVMAGKMIEKAINGGKIEGETAKRLAPRRKDNEVNNTSSYNLKAITVSQPRATTIWQQDSQKQGSSSRQNSKKVSFTPIPVTYRKLYQSLFNAHAIVPFHLKPLQPPYPKWYDANAKCEYYTEILGHSIKNCTGFKKAVERLIKMGIVKFDDTPSTENPLPNHGDQGVNTIRDTGMRRIKKGMAEVRMPMKVIWEGMVKREMIIFKEGNRGGRDYYEFHAEEGHEIQECDEFRALVQSLMDNKELEFYEVGLDEGHICTLEGRPKNQRINRPRIIISLPRNNEVETQIAPKVIIHKPVSFSYKDNKRIPWNYDCNVTLQEKEDIDGASKEVQDEGSYTRSGKRYDVEGVRIEPAKAKAFDKGKGVEVLVNEPVKEKKAREFLKFLKHSEYSVVEQLRKQPYRISVLALLLSSEVHREALMKVLNETYVTNDISVNKLDRLVSNISADNFIYFNDDKIPPGGMRSAKALHITTRCKGYTLPSVLIDNGSALNVMPSSILNRLPIDRAVPSSLYQKLKLVADKRLITIKTEEDIIAVVTNNAPYVEANKEAIECSFHSLEFVNATFILKGNEVPVPRISKTTRMGLQLTIERGALLGKGLERYLQGGIQIPELKEKRNHFGLGFRPDHKQRRKEIEKRQERRRARLSGREVEWELMTFPHIS; encoded by the exons ATGAACTTTCAAACTGGTTCGAGATTCAACCCTGGAGATAACCCTGCCAATCCAGTCATCCCTGATTTAGATGTAGCTGAAAAGGAAAAGATGAGACTCGAATCATCAAGGCAATTAGAGGAACGTTGCAGATggttagaggagaaatttaaggcacTAGAAAATGCTGATAATCGTCAGGGAATTGATGCTAAGGACTTGAGTTTGGTCCCAAATTTGGTGCTTCCCCATAAGTTCAAAATGCcggaatttgagaaatacaatgggactacttgccctgAAGTCCATATCACCATGTTCTGTAGACGGATGACTGgctatgtaaacaatgatcaattattgattCATTGTTTTCAAGACAGTTTGGTTGGGGCAGCGGCTAGGTGGTATAATCATTTGAGTCGCGCAAAGATCGGTTCCTGTAGAGATTTAGCACAAGCCTTTATGCGGCAATATAATCAT AGGGAGGTTTccatgcaagttcaaccaccgcTTTTGGAGAAAGAGACTACCATACTGTTCATTAACACCTTGAAGCCCTCATTCATTACTCATATGATCGGAAGTACCACCAAAAGCTTTGCTAACATAGTTATGGCAGGAAAAATGATTGAGAAGGCCATAAATGGTGGCAAGATAGAGGGGGAAACGGCTAAAAGATTGGCCCCAAGAAGGAAAGATAATGAAGTGAACAATACAAGTAGTTATAACTTAAAAGCGATTACGGTTAGTCAACCTAGAGCAACTACAATTTGGCAACAGGATTCCCAAAAGCAAGGATCTAGTTCGAGACAAAATTCTAAGAAGGTCTCATTTACGCCTATTCCGGTGACGTATCGGAAGCTTTATCAAAGTCTATTTAATGCGCATGCAATAGTTCCTTTTCATTTGAAACCACTGCAACCTCCATATCCCAAATGGTACGATGCAAATGCCAAATGTGAATACTATACAGAGATATTGGGGCATTCAATCAAAAATTGCACTGGCTTTAAAAAAGCAGTGGAAAGACTGATCAAGATGGGGATCGTAAAATTTGACGATACCCCTAGTACAGAGAACCCGTTACCAAACCATGGTGATCAAGGGGTAAACACAATTAGAGACACTGGTATGAGAAGGATTAAAAAGGGCATGGCTGAGGTAAGAATGCCGATGAAGGTAATATGGGAAGGAATGGTGAAAAGAGAGATGATAATCTTTAAAGAAGGGAATAGAGGAGGGAGGGACTACTATGAGTTCCATGCAGAAGAGGGACACGAGATCCAGGAATGTGATGAGTTCAGGGCTTTGGTACAAAGCCTTATGGATAATAAGGAGTTGGAATTTTATGAAGTTGGCTTAGATGAGGGCCATATTTGCACATTAGAAGGTAGACCAAAGAATCAAAGAATCAACCGGCCAAGGATCATCATTTCTCTGCCAAGGAATAATGAAGTTGAAACACAAATAGCACCGAAAGTCATTATTCACAAACCCGTTTCCTTTTCTTATAAGGATAACAAGAGGATACCCTGGAATTATGACTGCAATGTGACATTACAGGAGAAAGAAGATATAGATGGTGCTTCTAAGGAGGTTCAAGATGAGGGTTCTTATACACGtagtgggaagcgttatgatgTAGAAGGCGTCAGAATTGAGCCTGCAAAAGCAAAAGCCTTTGATAAAGGAAAAGGGGTTGAAGTACTTGTTAATGAGCCAGTGAAGGAAAAAAAAGCCAGAGAGTTTCTAAAATTCTTAAAACACAGTGAGTACAGCGTGGTTGAACAATTGCGTAAACAACCATATCGTATATCAGTATTGGCTTTGCTTCTAAGTTCAGAGGTACATCGTGAGGCGTTAATGAAAGTGCTCAACGAGACTTATGTTACTAATGATATATCCGTCAACAAGTTAGATCGATTGGTTAGTAACAtaagtgctgacaatttcatttatttcaatgatGATAAAATCCCACCTGGAGGCATGAGATCAGCTAAGGCTTTGCACATTACCACTCGCTGTAAAGGTTATACATTGCCAAGTGTGCTTATTGATAATGGGTCAGCCTTAAATGTCATGCCATCGTCCAtattgaacagattacccattgaca GAGCAGTGCCCTCATCTTTGTACCAGAAATTGAAGTTAGTAGCAGACAAACGGTTGATCACCATAAAGACGGAGGAAGACATCATAGCAGTAGTTACCAATAACGCACCCTATGTAGAGGCAAATAAGGAGGCCATTGAGTGCTCTTTTCATTCCTTAGAATTCGTTAATGCAACATTTATTTTAAAGGGGAATGAGGTGCCGGTGCCTAGGATATCCAAAACCACAAGAATGGGTTTGCAGCTAACAATAGAAAGAGGAGCCTTACTAGGAAAAGGATTGGAAAGATATCTTCAAGGAGGGATTCAAATTCCAgaactaaaggagaagagaaaCCATTTTGGTTTGGGTTTCAGGCCAGATCACAAACAGAGGAGGAAGGAAATAGAGAAGCGTCAAGAAAGAAGAAGGGCGCGTTTAAGTGGAAGAGAAGTAGAATGGGAATTGATGACGTTCCCTCATATATCCTAA